One Burkholderia sp. 9120 DNA window includes the following coding sequences:
- a CDS encoding methyl-accepting chemotaxis protein: MMRFKFRRRTQSQGVVGDIAAQAGKLGIEICDVSGHVEEVAARVQRQAQVCRALRESAAQTLAGNHRIATAAREMRNVSAEAATGVQASQETLQASLADIHGLVEGVTVIESQIGALRSALAHVSRVSEEISLIARQTHLLALNAAIEAARAGESGKSFAVVAAEVKNLSAKTAQATGQIETTLAQLTQQTEQLISEGSVNTARAHRVREGTRKIGDVVHATGDAIAQLNNEAGEIAALTGEIETQCDGLEAQVLEMASGVEDSSENFAQAKDRLGNLLGVSETLIELTAATGVETADTLFIDAVQRAAAAVSKVFEGAVARGEVSIEDLFDQRYVPVAGSNPPQFVTRFTSFTDRVLPAIQEPLLKLDSRVAFCAAVDLRGYLPTHNLKFSLAQREDVVWNMANCRNRRMFDDRTGIAAASHTKRFLLQTYRRDMGGGEFVLMKDASAPVFVGGRHWGGVRVGYRV; this comes from the coding sequence ATGATGCGTTTCAAATTCCGCAGACGGACTCAGTCACAGGGTGTGGTCGGCGATATTGCGGCGCAAGCCGGCAAACTGGGCATTGAAATCTGCGACGTCTCGGGCCACGTCGAGGAAGTCGCCGCGCGCGTGCAACGCCAGGCGCAGGTCTGCCGCGCGCTGCGCGAATCGGCGGCGCAAACACTGGCGGGCAATCATCGCATTGCGACGGCCGCGCGGGAAATGCGCAATGTGTCGGCCGAAGCCGCGACGGGCGTGCAGGCGTCGCAGGAGACTTTGCAGGCCTCGCTCGCCGACATTCACGGACTGGTTGAAGGCGTGACGGTGATCGAGAGTCAGATCGGCGCGTTACGCAGCGCGTTGGCGCATGTGAGCCGGGTGTCGGAAGAGATTTCGCTGATCGCACGGCAGACGCATTTGCTAGCGTTGAACGCCGCGATCGAAGCGGCGCGTGCGGGCGAATCCGGCAAGAGTTTCGCGGTGGTGGCCGCCGAGGTGAAGAATTTGTCGGCGAAGACCGCGCAGGCTACCGGGCAGATCGAGACGACGCTCGCGCAACTCACGCAGCAGACCGAGCAACTGATTAGCGAGGGATCGGTGAATACCGCGCGGGCGCATCGGGTGCGTGAAGGCACGCGCAAGATCGGCGACGTCGTGCATGCGACGGGCGACGCGATTGCGCAGTTGAACAACGAGGCGGGCGAGATTGCCGCGTTGACCGGCGAGATCGAAACGCAGTGCGACGGGCTCGAGGCGCAGGTGCTGGAGATGGCGAGCGGCGTCGAGGATTCCAGCGAGAACTTTGCGCAGGCCAAGGACCGGTTGGGGAATCTGCTCGGGGTGTCGGAGACGTTGATCGAATTGACGGCCGCGACCGGCGTCGAGACGGCGGATACGCTTTTTATCGATGCGGTGCAGCGGGCCGCGGCGGCGGTGAGCAAGGTGTTCGAGGGCGCTGTCGCGCGAGGTGAAGTGTCGATTGAGGATCTGTTCGATCAGCGGTATGTGCCGGTTGCCGGGAGTAATCCTCCGCAGTTCGTTACCCGGTTTACTTCGTTTACCGATCGGGTGTTGCCGGCGATTCAGGAGCCTTTGCTCAAGCTCGATTCGCGGGTGGCGTTTTGTGCTGCAGTCGATTTGCGCGGGTATTTGCCTACGCATAATCTGAAGTTCTCTTTGGCGCAGCGGGAGGATGTTGTGTGGAATATGGCGAATTGCCGGAATCGACGGATGTTCGATGATCGGACCGGGATTGCTGCGGCTTCGCATACGAAGCGGTTTTTGTTGCAGACGTATCGGCGGGATATGGGGGGTGGGGAGTTTGTGTTGATGAAGGATGCGTCCGCGCCGGTTTTTGTGGGGGGGAGGCATTGGGGTGGGGTTCGGGTGGGGTATCGGGTTTGA
- a CDS encoding LysR family transcriptional regulator translates to MGEGGIRNLNYLRVFVAVVEHGSFTAAAERLCISKSLVSEYLSRLETEIDTQLVLRSTRKIAPTDAGLTLYLAAQEFVSHLQETVGSIRQLRHKSAGLLRVAAPSAFATALLSRVVALFVNQYPHIDVEILCNDLDVDLIGQRIDLAFQTGWPKKKGFRMKSLGSFEQFLVASPDFARQHAAPRHPNDLHGAHWITHDGQANSGYSLFVNDGQSARIPTNGRLKVQSVLLALQLVLAGAGVGVFPDYLVAKDLREGRLCRLLPAWTTPPGGIYAFRTAARHASIRERLFLDAVQTYLSDLDRIHRVAPGVDATTQPAGTPSRST, encoded by the coding sequence ATGGGCGAGGGGGGAATCAGGAATCTGAATTATCTTCGCGTCTTTGTCGCCGTCGTCGAACACGGGAGTTTTACCGCTGCGGCGGAGCGTCTCTGCATCTCTAAATCGCTCGTGAGCGAATATCTCAGTCGCCTCGAAACGGAAATCGATACCCAACTCGTCCTGCGTAGTACCCGCAAAATCGCCCCCACCGATGCCGGACTGACCCTCTACCTCGCAGCACAGGAATTCGTCAGCCATCTGCAGGAAACCGTCGGCAGCATCCGGCAACTCCGCCACAAATCAGCCGGGCTGCTGCGCGTCGCGGCGCCCAGCGCGTTCGCCACGGCGCTGCTGAGTCGCGTCGTCGCCCTGTTCGTTAATCAATATCCGCATATCGATGTGGAAATTCTCTGCAATGACCTGGACGTCGATCTGATCGGGCAACGCATCGATCTCGCCTTCCAAACCGGCTGGCCTAAAAAGAAAGGCTTTCGCATGAAATCGCTCGGCTCCTTCGAGCAATTTCTCGTTGCGTCGCCCGACTTCGCGCGGCAACACGCCGCGCCACGTCATCCGAATGATCTGCACGGCGCGCACTGGATCACGCACGACGGTCAGGCCAATTCGGGTTATTCGCTGTTCGTCAACGACGGGCAGTCCGCCCGCATTCCCACCAATGGACGCCTCAAAGTACAAAGCGTCCTGCTCGCCCTTCAACTGGTACTGGCAGGCGCCGGCGTCGGCGTGTTCCCCGACTATCTCGTCGCCAAAGACCTGCGCGAAGGGCGTCTGTGCCGCTTGCTGCCGGCCTGGACTACGCCGCCAGGGGGCATCTATGCGTTTCGTACCGCCGCCCGCCATGCGTCGATCCGGGAGCGTCTGTTTCTCGATGCCGTGCAGACGTATCTGTCGGATCTGGATCGCATCCATCGAGTCGCTCCGGGTGTCGATGCAACAACTCAACCCGCCGGTACGCCGTCGAGGTCGACCTGA
- a CDS encoding ABC transporter permease subunit — protein sequence MKRSFSSLANWPVRRFNLTGRTAVVAGPFVWLLLFFLVPFLLVVKISFADLQLGIPPYTELSTFADGAVHITLDLSHYAFLLTDSLYFATYVNSVVVAAISTLLCLLIGYPMAYYIARSNPASRNLLMMAVMLPFWTSFLIRVYAWIGILKNNGLLNNFLMSIGLIHSPIELYHTNTAVYIGMVYSYLPFLVMPLYAHLVKMDMTLLEAAYDLGAKPWKAFWQITLPLSKNGIIAGCLLVFIPAVGEYVIPELLGGANTLMIGRVMWNEFFDNADWPMASAVTCAMVLLLLVPMAFFQYAQAKAMEERR from the coding sequence ATGAAGCGTTCGTTCAGTTCCCTCGCCAACTGGCCGGTGCGGCGCTTTAATCTGACCGGCCGCACCGCCGTGGTGGCCGGGCCGTTCGTCTGGCTGCTGCTGTTTTTCCTCGTGCCGTTCCTGCTGGTCGTGAAGATCAGCTTCGCCGATCTGCAACTCGGCATTCCGCCCTATACGGAGCTGAGCACTTTCGCGGATGGCGCGGTTCATATCACGCTCGACCTGTCGCATTACGCGTTTCTGCTGACGGACAGCCTGTATTTCGCGACCTATGTGAATTCGGTGGTGGTCGCCGCGATCTCGACCTTGCTGTGTCTGCTGATCGGTTATCCGATGGCGTATTACATCGCGAGATCGAATCCGGCGAGCCGCAACCTGCTGATGATGGCCGTGATGTTGCCGTTCTGGACGTCGTTTCTGATTCGCGTGTATGCGTGGATCGGGATTCTGAAGAACAACGGTTTGCTGAATAACTTCCTGATGTCGATCGGCCTGATTCATTCGCCGATCGAGCTGTATCACACGAATACGGCTGTCTACATCGGCATGGTGTATTCGTATCTGCCATTTCTCGTCATGCCGCTGTACGCGCATCTGGTGAAGATGGACATGACGCTGCTCGAGGCGGCCTACGATCTCGGCGCGAAACCGTGGAAGGCGTTCTGGCAGATTACCTTGCCGCTGTCGAAGAACGGGATTATCGCGGGCTGTTTGCTGGTGTTCATTCCGGCGGTGGGGGAGTATGTGATTCCTGAACTGCTCGGTGGCGCGAACACGCTGATGATCGGGCGAGTGATGTGGAATGAGTTCTTCGACAATGCCGATTGGCCGATGGCGTCCGCTGTGACGTGTGCGATGGTGTTGTTGCTGCTGGTGCCGATGGCGTTCTTCCAATACGCGCAGGCGAAGGCGATGGAGGAAAGGCGCTGA
- a CDS encoding isocyanide synthase family protein gives MPHDPTLQISLLILEEITHIHRHHPGQKPASETHNDNEILTSTHLPKIQSFVEANNPIEFVLPAFPSKSPNPAKVLGRLPDMAEKLSLSFLNTFCQRIQRHHPPGAKIKICSDGRVFGDLIRVDDHDISAYQKTLQHIIADCRADHLTLFNLEHISPHATSATNFNEMRERLVDEYADPIDTIKQKLIDDPAGTQLYRAITRFLFEDGLTAHYRGSRTALQKDAKTRALGVIQRSWAWGALLGDRFPDAIRLSIHPQPAASPKIGIHLMPTHDNWLTPWHGVAVERKGQFTLMKRRDAERLGGRIVMHDQQPSHYRIDPSHPANRYPPVPTNSRRHPAWARANVILTAKPEVQ, from the coding sequence ATGCCCCACGACCCAACCCTCCAAATCTCCCTCTTAATCCTCGAAGAGATAACCCACATCCACCGCCACCACCCAGGACAAAAACCCGCATCCGAAACACACAACGACAACGAAATACTCACCAGCACCCACCTCCCCAAAATCCAGTCCTTCGTCGAAGCCAACAACCCCATCGAATTCGTACTACCCGCCTTCCCATCGAAATCCCCCAACCCCGCGAAAGTACTCGGCCGCCTCCCCGACATGGCGGAAAAGCTCTCGCTCTCCTTCCTCAATACGTTCTGTCAGCGCATTCAACGCCACCACCCGCCCGGCGCCAAAATAAAAATCTGCTCGGACGGCCGCGTCTTCGGCGATCTGATTCGAGTCGACGATCACGACATCAGCGCTTATCAGAAGACCTTGCAACACATCATCGCCGACTGCCGCGCAGACCATCTCACCCTCTTCAACCTGGAACACATCAGTCCACACGCCACCAGCGCCACAAACTTCAATGAAATGCGCGAACGGCTAGTCGACGAATACGCCGACCCGATCGACACGATCAAACAGAAACTCATCGACGATCCAGCGGGTACGCAGCTCTATCGCGCCATCACCCGCTTCCTGTTCGAAGACGGCCTGACGGCTCACTATCGCGGCTCCCGAACCGCTCTGCAGAAAGACGCCAAAACTCGCGCGCTCGGCGTGATTCAACGCAGTTGGGCATGGGGCGCGCTGCTCGGCGACCGGTTCCCGGACGCGATCCGTCTGTCGATCCATCCGCAGCCGGCAGCCAGCCCAAAGATCGGCATCCACCTGATGCCGACGCACGACAACTGGCTAACGCCGTGGCACGGCGTCGCGGTCGAACGCAAAGGACAGTTCACGCTGATGAAACGCCGCGACGCCGAGCGGCTAGGTGGCCGCATCGTGATGCACGATCAGCAACCGAGCCACTATCGGATCGATCCATCGCATCCCGCCAATCGCTATCCTCCCGTGCCCACAAACAGCCGTCGCCATCCGGCATGGGCGCGCGCTAACGTCATCCTGACGGCCAAGCCGGAGGTTCAATGA
- a CDS encoding TauD/TfdA family dioxygenase has translation MNDLFVQRSLTLEPLIGSTGNACSFGILVTSRRADLHVDELWIEWLRALVHSHQLVVLRGFDSFDDADSLTRFCATFGEIMMWPFGAVLELVEHADPQDHIFASGYVPLHWDGMYLETVPEYQLFHCVRAPDDTQGGRTTFSSTTEALRIATPQAHALWRRASGIYQRTVELYSATVAAPIVGRHPRRAFPVLRFCEPPVDGDSTFINPSIYAFDGIGAHEREALLTSLRHALYDPRAHYAHRWQTGDVVLTDNFTLLHGRERFVSRSGRHLRRVHVHSEPPLDNPHLLKLPRDAAV, from the coding sequence ATGAACGACCTCTTCGTCCAACGATCGCTGACCCTCGAACCGTTGATCGGCAGCACCGGCAACGCCTGTTCGTTCGGCATCCTCGTGACCTCGCGCCGCGCGGATCTTCACGTCGACGAACTGTGGATCGAATGGCTGCGCGCGCTGGTGCACAGCCATCAACTGGTTGTCTTGCGCGGTTTCGACAGCTTCGACGACGCCGACAGCCTGACCCGTTTCTGCGCGACGTTCGGCGAAATCATGATGTGGCCATTTGGCGCGGTGCTCGAACTGGTCGAGCATGCCGATCCCCAGGACCATATCTTTGCGAGCGGCTATGTGCCTTTGCATTGGGACGGGATGTATCTGGAAACCGTGCCGGAATACCAGCTATTTCATTGCGTCCGCGCACCGGACGACACGCAAGGCGGACGCACCACGTTTTCGAGCACGACCGAGGCGCTGCGCATCGCGACGCCGCAGGCCCACGCGCTGTGGCGCCGGGCCAGCGGAATCTATCAACGAACGGTCGAGCTCTACAGCGCCACGGTGGCGGCGCCCATTGTCGGCCGGCATCCACGGCGCGCGTTTCCGGTGCTGCGGTTTTGCGAACCACCGGTCGACGGCGACAGCACCTTTATCAATCCATCGATCTACGCGTTCGACGGCATCGGCGCACACGAGCGGGAAGCGCTGCTCACCAGTTTGCGGCATGCGCTCTACGATCCGCGCGCGCACTACGCGCATCGCTGGCAAACGGGCGATGTCGTGCTGACCGACAACTTCACGTTGCTGCACGGACGCGAACGCTTCGTCAGCCGCAGCGGGCGACATCTGCGCCGCGTTCACGTGCATAGCGAGCCACCGCTGGACAACCCGCATCTTTTGAAACTGCCGCGTGATGCAGCCGTCTGA
- a CDS encoding alpha/beta fold hydrolase — MASVESTSPATAPLPPRSLAARLGLTSVPRDELRRRYTQPGSQFVEIMGADVHYIDEGSGDTIVMIHGFASSLHTWNRVADELKRGHRVIRLDLPPFGVTGPLRSSSGEIETMNLPTYRRFIDTFMQALGIARATLIGNSLGGLISWDYAVRHRDAVERLVLIDSAGFPMKLPIYIDLFNHALVRLSSPWWLPEAIVKSAVRNVYGDPRKIDAVTMRRYVDFFHAEGARTAIGKMVPTLDFNEVDTEVLRTLDVPTLVLWGAKDRWIPPAHASEFASRIPGAKSVMYPGLGHIPMEEAPGRVMTDLRAFLGTPGAGVSIDEDSRRAPA, encoded by the coding sequence ATGGCAAGCGTCGAATCCACCTCACCCGCCACCGCGCCGCTGCCGCCGCGCTCGCTCGCCGCGCGCCTCGGCTTGACCAGCGTGCCGCGCGATGAATTGCGCCGCCGCTACACGCAACCCGGCTCGCAGTTCGTCGAGATCATGGGCGCCGACGTGCACTACATCGACGAAGGCAGCGGCGACACGATCGTGATGATCCATGGTTTCGCGTCGTCGCTGCATACGTGGAACCGTGTCGCCGATGAACTCAAGCGCGGGCATCGGGTGATTCGTCTCGATCTGCCGCCGTTCGGCGTCACCGGCCCGCTGCGTTCCAGCAGCGGCGAAATCGAGACGATGAACCTGCCGACTTATCGCCGCTTCATCGACACGTTCATGCAGGCGCTCGGCATTGCGCGCGCGACCTTGATCGGCAACTCGCTCGGCGGGCTGATTTCGTGGGACTACGCGGTGCGCCACCGCGACGCCGTCGAGCGTCTGGTGCTGATCGATTCCGCTGGCTTTCCGATGAAGCTGCCGATTTACATCGACCTGTTCAATCACGCGCTGGTGCGGCTGAGTTCGCCGTGGTGGCTGCCCGAAGCCATTGTCAAAAGCGCGGTGCGCAACGTGTACGGCGATCCGCGCAAGATCGACGCGGTGACGATGCGGCGCTACGTCGATTTCTTTCACGCCGAGGGCGCGCGCACCGCGATCGGCAAGATGGTGCCGACACTCGACTTCAACGAGGTCGACACGGAGGTGCTCAGAACGCTCGACGTGCCCACGCTGGTGCTGTGGGGCGCCAAGGACCGCTGGATTCCGCCCGCACACGCGAGCGAGTTCGCGAGCCGTATTCCGGGCGCTAAATCGGTGATGTATCCGGGGCTCGGGCACATTCCGATGGAAGAGGCGCCCGGGCGCGTGATGACCGATTTGCGCGCGTTTCTCGGCACGCCTGGCGCAGGTGTTTCGATTGACGAAGACAGTCGTCGCGCGCCGGCCTGA
- a CDS encoding ABC transporter permease subunit, whose amino-acid sequence MKPNRILLFVFLGIGFLFLYIPIVSLVVYSFNESQLVTVWTRFSTRWYAALLQDDELIAAAWLSLRVALMTAFASVVIGTWAGFVLARMGRFRGFTLYTGMINAPLVIPEVIQGISLLLLFIEMAKWLGWPAGRGVFTIWIGHVMLCISYVAIIVQSRVKELHPSLEEAALDLGATPIRVFFFITLPLISQALVSGWLLSFTLSIDDLVLSAFLSGPGSTTLPLVVFSRVRLGLNPEMNALATLFIAVVTVGVVVANYLMQRAERKKAVMAV is encoded by the coding sequence ATGAAGCCGAACCGGATTTTGCTGTTTGTGTTCCTCGGGATTGGGTTTCTGTTTTTGTATATTCCGATTGTTAGTCTTGTCGTCTATTCGTTCAACGAGTCGCAGTTGGTCACCGTCTGGACGCGGTTTTCTACGCGGTGGTATGCGGCTTTGTTGCAGGACGATGAACTGATCGCGGCGGCGTGGTTGTCGTTGCGGGTGGCTTTGATGACGGCGTTTGCTTCGGTGGTTATTGGCACCTGGGCTGGGTTTGTGTTGGCCCGTATGGGGCGGTTTCGTGGGTTTACGCTCTATACCGGGATGATCAATGCGCCTCTGGTTATTCCTGAGGTCATTCAGGGGATCTCGCTGCTGTTGCTGTTCATCGAGATGGCCAAGTGGTTGGGGTGGCCCGCCGGGCGCGGGGTCTTCACCATCTGGATCGGCCATGTCATGCTGTGTATCTCCTATGTCGCGATCATCGTGCAGTCACGGGTTAAGGAGTTGCATCCCTCTCTCGAAGAGGCCGCGCTTGATCTTGGGGCTACGCCGATTCGGGTGTTCTTTTTTATTACCCTGCCGTTGATCTCTCAGGCACTCGTTTCCGGGTGGTTGCTGTCCTTCACTCTCTCGATCGATGATCTCGTGCTGTCTGCGTTCTTGTCCGGGCCTGGGTCGACTACCTTGCCTCTCGTCGTCTTCTCTCGGGTTCGGCTTGGGCTTAATCCTGAGATGAATGCGCTGGCTACTCTGTTTATTGCTGTGGTTACGGTTGGGGTTGTTGTCGCTAACTATCTTATGCAGCGGGCTGAGAGGAAGAAGGCTGTTATGGCGGTTTAG
- the potA gene encoding polyamine ABC transporter ATP-binding protein, producing the protein MSAVSGDAADQFVQIVDVVKKFGESVAVKGVNLSVKKGELFALLGSSGCGKSTLLRMLAGLETITSGKILIDGEDLAQLPPYRRPVNMMFQSYALFPHMNVETNVAFGLKQEGVPKAELKDRVQSVLDLVQMGRFAKRKPNQLSGGQQQRVALARSLVKRPKLLLLDEPMSALDKQIRQRTQIELVNILDKVGVTCMMVTHDQEEAMTMASRLAVMSEGEIIQLGTPHEVYEYPNTRFSAEFIGSTNLFDGHVVEDEPDHVFIDTPDLPCRLYVNHGITGPLGMPVTISVRPERIALTRKPPEGAYNWGKGVVTNIAYMGGYSLYHVKLEAGKTVIANVTSLALTEIDTPTWGDEVYVRWSASAGVVLTS; encoded by the coding sequence ATGAGCGCCGTGTCGGGCGACGCCGCGGACCAGTTCGTCCAGATCGTCGACGTCGTCAAGAAGTTCGGCGAATCCGTGGCGGTCAAAGGGGTCAACCTGTCGGTGAAGAAGGGCGAACTGTTCGCGCTGCTCGGCAGTTCCGGTTGCGGCAAGTCGACCTTGCTGCGCATGCTCGCCGGGCTCGAAACCATTACGTCGGGCAAGATCCTGATCGACGGCGAAGACCTCGCGCAATTGCCGCCGTACCGCCGGCCGGTCAACATGATGTTCCAGTCGTACGCGCTGTTTCCGCACATGAACGTGGAGACGAACGTCGCCTTCGGTCTGAAGCAGGAAGGCGTGCCGAAGGCCGAACTCAAAGACCGCGTGCAAAGCGTGCTCGATCTCGTGCAGATGGGCCGCTTCGCGAAGCGCAAGCCGAACCAACTCTCGGGTGGCCAGCAACAGCGCGTGGCGCTGGCGCGCTCGCTGGTCAAGCGGCCCAAACTGCTGCTGCTCGACGAACCGATGTCCGCGCTCGACAAGCAGATCCGTCAGCGCACGCAGATCGAACTGGTCAACATTCTCGACAAGGTCGGCGTGACCTGCATGATGGTCACGCACGATCAGGAAGAGGCGATGACCATGGCCAGCCGCCTCGCCGTGATGAGCGAAGGCGAGATCATCCAGCTCGGCACGCCGCATGAGGTGTACGAGTATCCGAACACGCGCTTTTCGGCGGAGTTCATCGGCTCGACCAATCTGTTCGACGGCCATGTTGTCGAAGACGAACCCGATCACGTGTTTATCGACACGCCGGATCTGCCGTGCCGTCTGTATGTGAACCACGGCATTACCGGCCCGCTCGGCATGCCGGTGACCATCTCGGTGCGGCCCGAACGGATCGCGCTCACGCGCAAGCCGCCCGAGGGCGCGTACAACTGGGGCAAGGGCGTCGTCACGAATATCGCCTACATGGGCGGCTATTCGCTCTATCACGTCAAGCTCGAAGCCGGCAAAACGGTGATTGCGAACGTGACCAGTCTCGCGTTGACGGAGATCGACACGCCCACCTGGGGCGACGAAGTGTACGTGCGCTGGAGCGCGTCGGCCGGTGTGGTGCTGACGTCATGA
- the asnB gene encoding asparagine synthase (glutamine-hydrolyzing), with translation MCGIAGWVDFERDLRCTAAIVDGMTDSLAHRGPDGRGLWLDTHVALGHRRLAIIDPAHGAQPMCSPAYDARGLPRAVICYGGETYNFRELRAELGALGHRFDTRCDTEVVLHAYLQWGAQFVERLNGMYAIALWDTVRHELLLVRDRLGVKPLFYYPTAHGVIFGSEPKAILAHPDVRARTSSEGLCDALLFLRTPGRVPLSGMRELKPGHLLRVRRGRIVEERYWALEARAHTDDLPTTIATLRALLDDIVSHQMIADVPLCALLSGGVDSSTVAALAQKHRNASGGGRLPTFCVDFTGHTQHFRADPVRPTADAPFAREVARHIGSDHHTIELNHAALLDPKVREAVLRAWDLPFNFADLDVSLHQLFAEIRRHATVALSGEAADEIFGGYLWFTDPAARRAHTFPWLKLGAHRGLDPRALFRADFIDALKLDEYEADLYRAALAEVPRLAGESPEQRRTREVSYLTLTRWLPLLLDKKDRMGMANAIEGRVPFCDHRLVEYAFNIPWAMKTFDGRDKALLRAAADDLLPESVLRRKKAAYPSIQTPAYDRGLIARLNTALDDPRAPLQPFIDRDALNRFATRITAGGLAELERILVESTTRLNSWLALYQVDLDGVPAG, from the coding sequence ATGTGCGGGATCGCTGGATGGGTCGACTTCGAACGCGACTTGCGGTGCACCGCGGCCATCGTCGACGGGATGACCGACAGCCTGGCTCATCGCGGCCCGGACGGGCGAGGCCTGTGGCTCGATACACACGTGGCGCTGGGACACCGGCGGCTCGCGATCATCGATCCCGCACACGGCGCGCAACCCATGTGCAGCCCCGCGTACGATGCGCGCGGCCTGCCTCGCGCGGTGATCTGCTACGGCGGAGAAACCTACAACTTTCGCGAGCTGCGGGCCGAACTCGGCGCGCTCGGCCACCGCTTTGATACACGGTGCGATACCGAAGTCGTGCTGCACGCGTATCTGCAGTGGGGCGCGCAGTTCGTCGAACGCCTGAACGGAATGTATGCGATTGCGCTGTGGGATACGGTGCGGCACGAGCTTCTGCTTGTGCGTGATCGCCTCGGCGTGAAGCCGTTGTTCTACTATCCGACGGCACACGGCGTGATCTTCGGTTCCGAACCGAAAGCGATTCTCGCCCACCCCGACGTGCGGGCACGCACCTCGTCCGAAGGGCTCTGCGACGCACTCCTCTTTCTGCGCACACCGGGACGGGTGCCGCTCTCCGGCATGCGTGAGCTGAAGCCGGGCCACCTGCTGCGGGTGCGGCGCGGGCGCATCGTGGAGGAGCGCTATTGGGCGCTGGAGGCGCGCGCGCACACCGACGATCTGCCGACGACCATCGCGACGCTGCGCGCGTTGCTCGACGACATCGTGTCGCACCAGATGATCGCCGATGTGCCGCTGTGCGCGCTGCTGTCCGGCGGCGTGGATTCGAGTACCGTCGCGGCACTTGCGCAGAAACATCGCAACGCGTCCGGCGGCGGCCGGCTCCCGACCTTCTGCGTCGACTTCACCGGGCACACGCAACACTTTCGGGCCGACCCGGTTCGTCCGACGGCCGACGCGCCGTTCGCCCGCGAAGTCGCGCGGCATATTGGCAGCGACCATCACACGATCGAGCTGAACCATGCCGCGCTGCTCGATCCCAAAGTGCGCGAAGCGGTGCTGCGCGCGTGGGATCTACCGTTCAACTTCGCCGACCTCGATGTGTCGCTGCATCAGTTGTTCGCCGAAATACGCCGGCACGCGACCGTCGCGCTATCGGGTGAAGCCGCCGACGAAATTTTCGGCGGTTACCTGTGGTTTACCGATCCGGCCGCGCGCCGCGCGCACACTTTTCCGTGGCTCAAGCTCGGCGCGCATCGCGGCCTCGATCCCCGCGCGCTGTTTCGCGCGGATTTCATCGACGCACTGAAACTCGACGAATACGAAGCCGATCTCTATCGCGCGGCTCTCGCGGAAGTGCCGCGCCTTGCCGGAGAGAGCCCGGAACAGCGACGCACGCGCGAGGTGAGCTATCTGACGCTGACGCGCTGGCTGCCGCTGCTGCTCGACAAGAAAGACCGGATGGGCATGGCCAACGCGATCGAAGGACGGGTGCCGTTCTGCGATCACCGGCTCGTCGAGTACGCCTTCAACATTCCCTGGGCGATGAAGACCTTCGACGGCCGCGACAAAGCGCTGCTGCGGGCTGCCGCGGACGATCTACTCCCTGAATCGGTATTGCGCCGCAAGAAGGCGGCTTATCCGTCGATCCAGACGCCCGCCTACGACCGCGGCCTCATCGCCCGTCTGAACACGGCGCTCGACGACCCACGCGCGCCGCTGCAGCCCTTTATCGACCGGGACGCGTTAAACAGGTTCGCGACGCGCATCACGGCCGGCGGCCTTGCCGAACTGGAACGGATTCTGGTGGAGTCGACCACCCGGCTCAATAGCTGGCTCGCGCTGTATCAGGTCGACCTCGACGGCGTACCGGCGGGTTGA